One segment of Pseudomonas sp. FP2196 DNA contains the following:
- a CDS encoding IS4 family transposase, translating to MQAIRFLHRALAQALPSIHSRRLTSLMSCVSSLLHGRRLTLTALGRFMTGRAYPKHSIKRVDRLLGNQHLRSERPLFYWVMLRALLGSLKHPLILVDWSRIDASGTAFLLRASIPLAGRSFPVYESVHERESCPKYQNRLLKTLAELLPVDCIPILVTDAGFRRPWMKAVAAQGWYYVARIRNRELYRRDQADWQPVKNLYALAAASPKALGRVEMTRSAPHFIDLYCVRHCVKGRKHQRVTGSIAKSKLSRQSARREREPWLLASNLVQGEWSPAKIVAIYKRRMQIEEGFTDVKSENLGLGLNLHRSHCLHRIEILLLIAALANYLLFLTGLQARQSNLERRYQSNSLRERRVLSLWRLGLEYWRRCTEFGSSEDWEKLEKALRDEVHHQAQSLK from the coding sequence ATACAAGCCATCCGATTTTTGCACAGAGCGCTCGCTCAAGCACTGCCCTCTATCCATTCTCGCCGCCTGACATCACTGATGAGTTGTGTCAGTTCGTTACTGCATGGACGTCGACTGACACTGACCGCTCTTGGTCGCTTCATGACGGGGCGTGCTTATCCCAAGCATTCGATCAAGCGCGTGGATCGGTTGCTGGGCAATCAACACTTGAGATCAGAGCGTCCATTGTTCTATTGGGTAATGCTTCGGGCATTGCTGGGTTCGTTGAAGCATCCTTTGATCCTGGTCGACTGGTCTCGAATTGACGCTTCAGGCACAGCCTTTTTGCTAAGAGCATCGATCCCTCTGGCGGGGCGCTCATTTCCGGTTTATGAAAGCGTTCATGAGCGCGAGAGCTGTCCCAAGTATCAAAATCGCCTACTCAAAACGCTGGCCGAATTGCTACCTGTTGACTGCATCCCGATTCTGGTCACCGATGCGGGTTTTCGGCGACCATGGATGAAGGCTGTCGCCGCGCAGGGCTGGTATTACGTCGCGCGGATAAGGAATCGCGAACTTTATCGTCGCGATCAAGCTGACTGGCAACCGGTGAAGAATTTGTATGCATTGGCTGCCGCCTCACCCAAGGCACTTGGCCGTGTCGAGATGACGCGAAGCGCCCCACACTTCATCGATTTGTATTGCGTACGGCACTGCGTCAAGGGCCGCAAACACCAACGCGTCACGGGTTCAATTGCCAAGAGTAAGCTCAGTCGACAGTCCGCAAGACGTGAGCGTGAACCGTGGTTGCTGGCCAGCAATTTAGTTCAGGGCGAGTGGAGTCCGGCAAAAATCGTGGCGATTTACAAACGACGCATGCAAATTGAGGAAGGTTTCACGGATGTGAAAAGTGAGAACTTGGGATTGGGCCTGAATCTACATCGCAGCCATTGCCTGCATCGTATTGAGATACTGCTGTTGATTGCCGCTCTCGCCAATTACCTCCTCTTTTTAACGGGGCTTCAGGCTCGCCAAAGTAACTTGGAGCGGCGATATCAAAGCAACAGCCTCAGAGAACGACGAGTGCTTTCATTGTGGCGCCTTGGCCTGGAATACTGGCGTAGATGCACAGAGTTCGGAAGCAGCGAAGACTGGGAAAAATTGGAGAAAGCTCTGCGCGATGAGGTGCATCATCAGGCGCAGAGCCTGAAGTAG
- a CDS encoding GNAT family N-acetyltransferase, translating to MQPVMNPKYPGLSVRVADEGFAPYIWGSDFSFEVTAYGAAVIGKPVEQWLVTPIVPYRKCYGIDPEEFSSFHNAADSAIFMAYLDDEPVGHLVISTNWNGFAHIDELAVHAPARRHGVAKALLDVAQFWSRKKKLPGIMLETQNNNLGACRLYERCGYVIGGVDQLRYRGIDPNTAEVALFWYRLFDNPLENPLSSTTSPRLVP from the coding sequence ATGCAACCGGTCATGAATCCGAAATATCCAGGTCTGTCGGTGCGGGTTGCCGATGAAGGCTTTGCGCCTTATATCTGGGGCAGCGACTTCAGTTTTGAAGTCACCGCCTATGGTGCCGCAGTCATCGGCAAGCCCGTTGAACAGTGGCTGGTAACGCCGATCGTGCCGTACCGCAAGTGCTACGGCATTGATCCCGAGGAGTTCAGCAGTTTTCATAATGCCGCCGACAGCGCGATCTTCATGGCCTACCTTGACGACGAACCGGTCGGCCATCTGGTGATCAGCACCAACTGGAACGGCTTTGCCCATATCGATGAACTGGCGGTGCACGCACCGGCGCGCCGGCATGGCGTTGCCAAGGCATTGCTCGATGTGGCGCAGTTCTGGAGCCGTAAGAAGAAGTTGCCCGGCATCATGCTGGAAACCCAGAACAACAACCTTGGCGCATGTCGTTTATATGAGCGTTGTGGCTATGTGATCGGCGGTGTCGACCAGTTGCGTTATCGCGGCATTGATCCGAACACCGCCGAAGTGGCGCTGTTCTGGTATCGATTGTTCGATAACCCGCTGGAAAACCCGCTCAGCTCGACAACATCGCCTCGGCTTGTTCCGTGA
- a CDS encoding contact-dependent growth inhibition system immunity protein codes for MSEWYLSVRDTDFENLEVGDICRALRQNLFVANLLTIATRFLSEDVLAGQRYDGELISALADIEADFWVANVEAARDTIDALVRVADVSEDIDCLSDASRLVKTIKVII; via the coding sequence TTGAGTGAGTGGTATCTATCTGTTCGTGATACGGATTTTGAGAATCTTGAGGTCGGCGATATATGTCGAGCTTTGAGACAGAATTTGTTTGTCGCTAATCTATTAACTATCGCTACGCGTTTTTTGTCGGAAGATGTTCTGGCAGGGCAACGGTATGATGGTGAATTGATTTCTGCACTCGCAGATATCGAGGCGGATTTTTGGGTTGCAAATGTTGAGGCCGCTAGGGATACGATTGATGCTTTGGTTCGAGTAGCTGACGTCAGTGAGGATATTGACTGTTTAAGCGACGCATCTAGGTTGGTAAAAACTATAAAGGTGATTATTTAA
- a CDS encoding Orn/Lys/Arg decarboxylase N-terminal domain-containing protein — translation MYKDLKFPVLIVHRDIKADTVAGDRIRGIARELEQEGFSIVSATDYTEGRLVASTHHGLACMLIAAEDASTNSHLLQNMAELIGLARVRAPDLPIFALGEQVTLENAPADAMAELNQLRGILYLFEDTVPFLARQVARAARKYLDGLLPPFFKALVQHTADSNYSWHTPGHGGGVAYHKSPVGQAFHQFFGENTLRSDLSVSVPELGSLLDHTGPLAEAEARAARNFGADHTFFVINGTSTANKIVWHSMVARDDLVLVDRNCHKSVLHAIIMTGAIPLYLCPERNELGIIGPIPLSEFSRESIQAKIDASPLTKGRAPKVKLAVVTNSTYDGLCYNAELIKQNLGNSVEVLHFDEAWYAYAAFHEFFAGRYGMATSRSEDSPLVFTTHSTHKLLAAFSQASMIHVQDGGARQLDRDRFNEAFMMHISTSPQYSIIASLDVASAMMEGPAGRSLLQETFDEALSFRRALANLRQHIAADDWWFSIWQPPGVEGIDRVQTQDWLLQPDAEWHGFGEVSDDYVLLDPIKVTLVMPGLNAGGALSEKGIPAAVVSKFLWERGLVVEKTGLYSFLVLFSMGITKGKWSTLLTELLEFKRSYDANVSLATCLPCVAQEDTARYRGMGLRDLCDQLHACYRSNATAKHLKRMYTVLPEIAMKPAHAYDHLVRGEVEAVPIDLLEGRIAAVMLVPYPPGIPLIMPGERFTESTRSIIDYLKFARTFDSSFPGFVADVHGLQHEDEGNGRQYTVDCVKE, via the coding sequence ATGTACAAAGATTTGAAGTTTCCGGTGTTGATCGTCCATCGCGACATCAAGGCCGATACCGTCGCCGGTGACCGTATCCGTGGCATCGCCCGGGAGTTGGAGCAGGAAGGTTTCAGTATTGTTTCGGCCACCGACTACACCGAAGGGCGTCTGGTGGCTTCGACCCACCATGGCCTCGCGTGCATGCTGATCGCCGCCGAGGATGCCAGCACCAACTCGCATCTTTTGCAGAACATGGCCGAACTGATCGGCCTGGCGCGGGTGCGTGCGCCGGATTTGCCGATCTTTGCCCTGGGCGAGCAGGTGACTCTGGAAAACGCCCCGGCCGATGCCATGGCCGAACTCAATCAATTGCGCGGCATCCTTTACCTGTTCGAAGACACCGTGCCGTTTCTGGCCCGGCAAGTCGCGCGGGCGGCGCGCAAATATCTGGACGGTTTGCTGCCACCGTTTTTCAAGGCGCTGGTGCAACACACCGCCGATTCCAACTACTCCTGGCACACTCCCGGTCACGGCGGTGGCGTGGCGTATCACAAAAGCCCGGTGGGGCAGGCGTTTCATCAGTTCTTTGGGGAAAACACCCTGCGCTCGGACTTGTCGGTGTCGGTGCCGGAACTCGGTTCGCTGCTCGACCACACCGGCCCACTCGCCGAAGCCGAGGCACGGGCGGCGCGTAACTTCGGCGCTGATCACACCTTTTTCGTGATCAATGGCACCTCGACCGCCAACAAGATCGTCTGGCATTCCATGGTCGCTCGCGATGATCTGGTGCTGGTGGATCGCAACTGCCACAAGTCGGTGCTGCACGCGATCATCATGACCGGTGCGATTCCGTTGTACCTGTGCCCGGAGCGCAATGAGCTGGGGATCATCGGTCCGATTCCGCTGAGCGAATTCAGCCGCGAATCGATCCAGGCCAAGATCGACGCGAGCCCTTTGACCAAGGGCCGCGCACCGAAAGTCAAACTGGCGGTGGTCACCAACTCGACCTACGACGGCCTCTGTTACAACGCCGAACTGATTAAGCAGAATCTGGGCAACAGCGTCGAAGTGCTGCATTTCGACGAGGCTTGGTACGCCTATGCGGCGTTTCATGAGTTCTTCGCCGGGCGCTATGGCATGGCCACCTCGCGCAGCGAAGACAGTCCGCTGGTGTTTACCACCCATTCCACCCATAAGCTGCTCGCCGCGTTCAGTCAGGCGTCGATGATCCATGTGCAGGACGGCGGCGCGCGGCAACTGGACCGGGATCGCTTCAACGAAGCGTTCATGATGCACATCTCCACTTCGCCGCAATACAGCATCATCGCCTCGCTGGATGTGGCCTCGGCCATGATGGAAGGCCCGGCCGGGCGCTCGCTGTTGCAGGAAACCTTTGATGAGGCCTTGAGTTTCCGCCGTGCGCTGGCCAATTTGCGGCAGCACATTGCCGCTGATGACTGGTGGTTTTCGATCTGGCAGCCGCCGGGCGTCGAAGGCATCGACCGTGTGCAAACGCAAGACTGGCTGCTGCAACCGGATGCCGAATGGCACGGATTCGGTGAAGTCAGCGACGATTACGTGTTGCTCGACCCAATCAAGGTCACGCTGGTGATGCCGGGTCTGAACGCCGGTGGAGCGCTGAGCGAGAAGGGCATACCGGCAGCCGTGGTCAGCAAGTTCCTTTGGGAGCGCGGGCTGGTGGTAGAGAAGACCGGGCTGTATTCATTTCTGGTGCTGTTCTCCATGGGCATCACCAAAGGCAAATGGAGCACGCTGCTCACCGAGTTGCTGGAGTTCAAGCGCAGTTACGACGCCAACGTCAGTCTGGCGACGTGCCTGCCATGTGTCGCGCAAGAGGACACGGCGCGCTATCGCGGCATGGGCCTGCGAGACTTATGCGATCAACTGCACGCCTGCTATCGCAGCAACGCGACTGCCAAACATCTCAAACGCATGTACACGGTACTGCCGGAAATCGCCATGAAGCCGGCTCACGCCTACGATCATTTGGTGCGTGGGGAGGTCGAGGCTGTGCCGATAGATTTGCTGGAAGGCAGGATTGCTGCCGTGATGCTGGTGCCGTATCCCCCAGGGATCCCCCTGATCATGCCCGGCGAGCGCTTTACCGAATCGACGCGCTCGATTATCGACTACCTGAAATTTGCCCGCACGTTCGATAGCAGCTTTCCCGGTTTTGTCGCCGATGTGCATGGACTGCAACATGAAGACGAAGGCAATGGGCGGCAGTACACCGTCGATTGCGTCAAGGAATGA
- a CDS encoding LLM class flavin-dependent oxidoreductase: MKFSLFIHMERWDESVSHRQLFEDLTELTLMAEAGGFSTVWIGEHHAMEYTISPSPMPLLAYLAAKTTTIHLGAGTIIAPFWHPLRVAGECALLDVISNGRMEVGLARGAYQVEFDRMAGGMPASSGGQALREMVPVVRALWQGDYAHDGDIWKFPTSTSVPKPIQKPNPPMWIAARDPDSHNFAVANGCNVMVTPLMKGDEEVLDLKNKFQTALDNNPDVPRPQLMVLRHTHVHTADNPDGWKIGAKAISRFYRTFDAWFGNKETPVNGFLAPSPEEKFAGRPEFELESLHKTAMIGTPEEIIPRITYYQELGVDEFSFWCDNSLPHEEKKKSLALFIKHVVPAFR; the protein is encoded by the coding sequence ATGAAATTTTCCCTGTTCATCCACATGGAACGCTGGGACGAAAGCGTCAGCCACCGCCAACTGTTCGAAGACCTGACCGAACTGACCCTGATGGCCGAGGCCGGTGGTTTCAGCACCGTGTGGATCGGCGAACACCACGCGATGGAATACACCATCTCGCCAAGCCCGATGCCGCTGCTCGCCTACCTCGCGGCCAAAACCACCACCATCCACCTCGGCGCCGGCACCATCATCGCGCCGTTCTGGCACCCGCTGCGCGTCGCCGGTGAATGCGCGTTGCTCGACGTCATCAGCAACGGTCGCATGGAAGTCGGCCTCGCCCGTGGTGCCTATCAAGTTGAATTCGACCGCATGGCCGGCGGCATGCCTGCCTCCAGCGGTGGCCAGGCCCTGCGCGAAATGGTCCCGGTAGTCCGCGCCCTGTGGCAAGGCGACTACGCCCACGATGGCGACATCTGGAAATTTCCGACCTCCACCAGCGTGCCGAAACCGATCCAGAAGCCCAACCCGCCGATGTGGATCGCCGCCCGCGACCCGGACTCGCACAACTTCGCCGTCGCCAACGGCTGCAACGTCATGGTCACGCCATTGATGAAGGGCGACGAAGAAGTCCTCGATCTGAAGAACAAGTTCCAGACCGCACTGGACAACAATCCGGATGTGCCGCGCCCGCAATTGATGGTGCTGCGTCACACCCATGTGCACACCGCTGATAATCCGGACGGCTGGAAAATCGGCGCAAAAGCGATCTCACGTTTCTATCGCACCTTCGATGCGTGGTTTGGCAACAAGGAAACGCCGGTCAACGGCTTCCTCGCGCCGAGCCCGGAAGAGAAGTTTGCCGGGCGGCCGGAGTTTGAGCTGGAGAGTCTGCACAAGACGGCGATGATCGGCACGCCGGAAGAGATCATTCCGCGGATCACGTACTACCAGGAACTGGGGGTGGATGAGTTCAGTTTCTGGTGTGATAACAGCTTGCCGCATGAAGAGAAGAAGAAGTCGTTGGCGTTGTTTATCAAGCATGTGGTGCCGGCGTTTCGGTAA
- a CDS encoding transposase: protein MPRRPRVLIPGIPLHLIQRGNNKSACFFTEEDYLFYLELLVEQASKNDCDIHAWCLMTNHVHLLVSPHNANSASLLMKGVGQRYVQYVNRTYRRSGSLWEGRYRSCLVESERYLLCCYRYIEMNPVRAKMVNHPAQYRWSSYRVNAQSERSHIVTPHAQYLALGGQRGQPADAYRELFKNDLESELVDQIRDATNGNNVFGGSKFAVDVEAMIGRRVQRGSPGRPKKSII from the coding sequence ATGCCGCGTAGACCCCGAGTTTTGATACCAGGTATACCACTGCACCTGATTCAGCGAGGAAACAATAAATCTGCCTGTTTTTTTACCGAGGAGGACTACCTTTTTTATCTGGAGCTTTTGGTCGAACAGGCCTCTAAAAATGATTGTGATATTCATGCGTGGTGCTTAATGACCAATCATGTTCATTTGTTAGTCAGCCCTCATAATGCCAACAGCGCAAGCCTGCTGATGAAAGGTGTCGGCCAGAGATACGTCCAATATGTAAATCGTACGTATCGTCGCAGCGGAAGTTTGTGGGAAGGCCGGTATCGCTCATGCCTTGTTGAGAGTGAACGATATTTGTTGTGCTGTTATCGATACATCGAAATGAATCCAGTCAGAGCGAAAATGGTAAATCATCCGGCACAATATCGCTGGTCAAGTTACCGTGTTAACGCACAATCAGAACGATCGCACATTGTTACGCCTCATGCTCAGTATTTGGCGCTTGGAGGGCAGCGCGGGCAGCCGGCAGATGCTTACCGCGAACTGTTCAAAAATGACTTAGAATCAGAATTGGTTGACCAGATTCGTGACGCGACCAATGGAAATAATGTTTTTGGTGGTTCAAAGTTTGCTGTTGATGTCGAGGCAATGATCGGTCGTCGGGTGCAGCGGGGGAGCCCGGGACGGCCGAAAAAATCGATCATCTAG
- a CDS encoding polyamine ABC transporter substrate-binding protein yields MVTMKRILGATVCGLTLLASAVQAEQRELRVYNWADYILPSVPKDFAAKSGIKVTWDTFDTNESLEAKLLTGNSGYDLVVPSNQFLDTQIKAGVFQKLDKSKLPNWSHQDPELLKLLDKNDPGNQYGVPYMVGTVLIGFNPAKVKAALGENAPVDSWDLVFKPENMEKLKSCGVAMLDSPSEILPLALHYLGLDPNSQNPADYEKAKELMLKVRPYVTYFNSAKYMTDIANGDICVAIGYSGSFYQFGNRAKEAGNGVVVDWRLPKEGAPIWFDTFAIPKSAKNVAEAHEFLNTLLDPKVIAPISDFLGYPNANKDSMALINKEITGNPNLTPTPEALKTLYVVQPLPQKLERVRTRVWTSIKSDK; encoded by the coding sequence ATGGTCACGATGAAACGCATTCTGGGTGCCACCGTGTGTGGGCTGACGCTGCTGGCCAGCGCCGTCCAGGCTGAGCAGCGCGAACTGCGGGTGTACAACTGGGCGGATTACATCCTGCCGTCCGTGCCCAAGGATTTCGCCGCGAAAAGCGGCATCAAAGTGACCTGGGACACCTTCGATACCAACGAATCCCTGGAAGCCAAACTGCTGACCGGCAACTCCGGTTACGACCTGGTGGTGCCGTCGAACCAGTTCCTCGACACGCAGATCAAGGCCGGCGTGTTCCAGAAGCTCGACAAGTCCAAGCTGCCGAACTGGAGTCACCAGGATCCGGAGTTGTTGAAGCTGCTGGACAAGAACGACCCCGGCAACCAATACGGCGTGCCGTACATGGTCGGTACCGTGTTGATCGGCTTCAACCCGGCCAAGGTCAAGGCTGCGCTTGGCGAGAACGCTCCAGTCGACAGCTGGGATCTGGTGTTCAAACCGGAGAATATGGAAAAACTCAAATCCTGCGGCGTGGCGATGCTTGATTCGCCGTCGGAAATCCTGCCGCTGGCCCTGCATTATCTGGGGCTCGACCCCAACAGCCAGAATCCTGCCGACTATGAAAAAGCCAAGGAGTTGATGCTCAAGGTTCGTCCGTACGTCACCTATTTCAACTCGGCCAAATACATGACCGACATCGCCAACGGCGACATCTGCGTGGCCATCGGTTACTCGGGGAGCTTCTATCAGTTCGGCAACCGCGCCAAAGAAGCGGGCAACGGCGTCGTGGTCGACTGGCGCTTGCCGAAGGAGGGCGCGCCGATCTGGTTCGACACCTTCGCGATTCCAAAGAGCGCGAAGAACGTCGCTGAAGCCCACGAATTCCTCAACACCTTGCTTGATCCGAAGGTGATAGCGCCGATCAGTGATTTCCTCGGTTACCCGAACGCGAACAAGGATTCGATGGCGCTGATCAACAAAGAGATCACCGGCAACCCGAATCTGACGCCGACCCCTGAAGCGCTGAAAACCCTCTACGTGGTTCAGCCATTGCCGCAAAAACTTGAGCGCGTACGCACGCGGGTCTGGACCAGCATCAAGTCCGACAAGTAA
- a CDS encoding transposase — protein sequence MPRRPRVVMPGIPLHLIQRGNNKSACFFTDEDYLFYLELLVEQASKNGCDIHAWCLMTNHVHLLVSPHNANSASLLMKGVGQRYVQYINRAYGRSGSLWEGRYRSCLVESERYLLCCYRYIEMNPVRAKMVIHPAEYRWSSYRVNAQSERSQIVTPHAQYLALGGQGGQPADVYRELFKNDLESELVDQIRDATNGNNVFGGSKFAVDVEAMIGRRVRRGSPGRPKKSII from the coding sequence ATGCCGCGCAGACCCCGAGTTGTGATGCCAGGCATACCACTGCACCTGATTCAGCGAGGAAACAATAAATCAGCCTGTTTTTTTACCGATGAAGACTATCTTTTTTATCTGGAGCTTTTGGTCGAACAGGCCTCTAAAAATGGATGTGATATTCATGCGTGGTGCCTAATGACCAATCATGTTCATTTGTTAGTCAGTCCTCATAATGCCAACAGCGCAAGCCTGCTGATGAAAGGTGTCGGCCAGAGATACGTCCAATACATAAATCGTGCGTATGGTCGTAGCGGAAGTTTGTGGGAAGGCCGGTATCGTTCATGCCTTGTTGAGAGTGAGCGATATTTGTTGTGCTGTTATCGATACATCGAGATGAATCCCGTCAGAGCGAAAATGGTAATTCATCCGGCAGAATATCGCTGGTCAAGTTACCGTGTTAACGCACAATCAGAACGCTCACAGATTGTTACCCCTCATGCTCAGTATTTGGCGCTTGGAGGGCAGGGCGGGCAGCCGGCAGATGTTTACCGCGAACTGTTCAAAAATGACTTAGAGTCAGAATTGGTCGACCAGATTCGTGACGCGACCAACGGAAATAATGTTTTTGGCGGTTCAAAATTTGCTGTTGATGTCGAGGCAATGATCGGCCGTCGGGTGCGGCGGGGGAGCCCGGGACGGCCGAAAAAATCGATCATCTAG
- a CDS encoding flavin reductase family protein, producing MIDAAIYKQVMGSFPSGVTVITTLDDDGQIVGLTASAFSSLSMDPALVLFCPNYSSDSYPVLIKNKRFAIHFLSGGQQNEAYAFARKGKDKAQGIEWTLSELGNPILANATAIIECELWREYEGGDHAIMVGAVKNLIVPEQHTGPLVYCHGKMGALPAFA from the coding sequence ATGATCGATGCCGCCATCTACAAACAAGTCATGGGCTCGTTTCCGTCCGGCGTCACCGTCATCACCACCCTGGATGACGACGGCCAGATCGTCGGCCTGACCGCCAGCGCCTTCAGTTCGTTGTCGATGGACCCGGCGCTGGTGCTGTTCTGCCCCAACTACAGCTCCGACTCCTATCCAGTGCTGATCAAGAACAAACGCTTTGCGATCCACTTTCTGTCCGGCGGTCAACAAAACGAAGCCTACGCGTTCGCCCGTAAAGGCAAGGACAAGGCGCAAGGCATCGAGTGGACGTTGAGCGAACTGGGCAACCCGATCCTGGCCAACGCGACGGCTATCATCGAATGTGAGTTGTGGCGCGAATACGAAGGCGGCGACCACGCCATCATGGTCGGCGCGGTGAAGAATCTGATCGTCCCCGAGCAGCACACCGGGCCGCTGGTGTACTGCCACGGCAAGATGGGTGCCCTGCCCGCTTTCGCCTGA
- a CDS encoding cytosine permease: MSQMSRQDPLIENHTVDYVPLAERHGKARDLFTLWFSTNIAPLPIVTGAMVVQVFHLDLLWGLLAIALGHMIGGVVIALASAQGPRMGIPQMVQSRGQFGRYGALLIVFFAAIIYIGFFISNIVLAGKSIVGIAPSVPAPLSILIGALAATAIGVIGYNFIHTLNRIGTWVMGGALLAGFIYIFAHDLPADFLTRGSFNLSGWLATVSLGIIWQISFSPYVSDYSRYLPADIGIAKPFWATYLGATLGTILSFSFGAVAVLATPEGTEAMAAVKQSTGWLGPILMVLFLLNIISHNALNLYGTVLSIITSIQTFASQWTPSIKVRVVLSSVILAGCCVVALGASADFISEFIGLILALLLVLVPWASINLIDFYLIKRGCYDITSIFRADGGVYGRFNLHAIVAYFIGILVQLPFANTSLYIGPYANLVEGADLSWLVGLVVTVPLYYCLATRGQTQQSRAARLGYTD; the protein is encoded by the coding sequence ATGTCCCAGATGTCCCGGCAAGATCCGTTGATCGAGAATCACACGGTCGACTACGTCCCACTCGCGGAACGCCACGGGAAGGCCCGCGACCTTTTCACCCTTTGGTTCAGCACCAACATTGCGCCACTGCCCATCGTCACCGGCGCCATGGTGGTTCAGGTGTTCCATCTCGATTTGTTATGGGGGCTGCTGGCGATTGCGCTGGGGCACATGATCGGCGGTGTGGTGATCGCCCTGGCGTCGGCGCAAGGCCCGCGCATGGGCATTCCGCAAATGGTCCAGAGTCGCGGCCAGTTCGGCCGTTATGGCGCGCTGTTGATCGTGTTTTTCGCCGCGATCATCTACATCGGGTTCTTCATTTCCAACATCGTGCTGGCGGGTAAATCCATTGTTGGTATCGCACCATCGGTACCGGCTCCGTTGAGCATTTTGATCGGTGCGCTGGCCGCCACGGCGATTGGCGTGATCGGCTACAACTTCATTCATACGCTGAACCGCATTGGCACTTGGGTGATGGGTGGCGCGCTGCTCGCCGGCTTCATCTATATCTTTGCCCATGATTTGCCGGCGGACTTCCTGACTCGTGGCAGCTTCAACCTGTCCGGCTGGCTGGCGACGGTGTCGCTTGGGATTATCTGGCAGATCAGCTTTTCGCCGTACGTGTCCGACTATTCGCGTTATCTGCCGGCGGACATCGGCATCGCCAAGCCATTTTGGGCCACGTATCTGGGCGCAACCCTGGGCACGATTCTGTCGTTCAGCTTCGGCGCGGTGGCGGTGCTGGCAACGCCGGAAGGCACCGAGGCAATGGCGGCAGTCAAGCAGTCCACCGGTTGGCTGGGGCCGATTCTGATGGTGTTGTTCCTGCTCAACATCATCAGCCACAACGCCCTCAATCTGTACGGCACCGTGCTGTCGATCATCACCTCGATCCAGACTTTCGCCAGCCAATGGACACCGAGCATCAAGGTGCGCGTGGTGCTGTCGAGCGTGATCCTGGCGGGATGCTGCGTGGTCGCGCTCGGCGCGTCGGCGGATTTCATTTCCGAGTTCATCGGTCTGATTCTCGCGCTGTTGCTGGTGCTGGTGCCGTGGGCGTCGATCAACCTGATCGACTTCTATCTGATCAAGCGAGGCTGCTACGACATCACTTCGATTTTCCGCGCTGATGGTGGCGTCTACGGACGCTTCAACCTGCACGCAATCGTGGCGTATTTCATCGGCATCCTCGTGCAGTTGCCGTTTGCCAACACTTCGCTGTACATCGGGCCTTACGCCAATCTGGTGGAGGGGGCGGACCTGTCGTGGCTGGTCGGCCTGGTGGTGACGGTTCCGCTTTATTACTGCTTGGCGACGCGTGGCCAGACTCAGCAGAGCAGGGCGGCCAGGTTGGGTTACACCGACTGA
- the dnaQ gene encoding DNA polymerase III subunit epsilon translates to MATRSVVLDTETTGMPVTDGHRIIEIGCVELIGRRLTGRHFHVYLQPDRESDEGAIGVHGITNEFLVGKPRFAEVADEFFEFIKGAQLIIHNAAFDVGFINNEFALMGQQDRADITQHCSILDTLMMARERHPGQRNSLDALCKRYGVDNSGRELHGALLDSEILADVYLTMTGGQTSLSLAGNASDGNGTGDGADNSATEIRRLPADRQPARIIRATEDELAAHLVRLEIIAKSAGGPALWTQIAEADAQA, encoded by the coding sequence ATGGCCACCAGATCCGTTGTACTCGATACCGAAACCACCGGCATGCCGGTGACCGATGGTCACCGGATTATCGAAATCGGCTGTGTAGAACTGATCGGTCGGCGCCTGACGGGCCGGCACTTTCACGTTTACCTGCAACCGGATCGCGAGAGTGATGAAGGCGCCATCGGCGTCCACGGCATCACCAACGAGTTCCTGGTGGGCAAGCCGCGCTTTGCCGAAGTCGCTGATGAGTTCTTCGAGTTCATCAAGGGCGCGCAGCTGATCATCCATAACGCGGCGTTCGACGTTGGGTTCATCAACAACGAATTCGCCTTGATGGGCCAGCAGGATCGCGCCGACATCACGCAGCACTGCTCGATCCTCGATACCCTGATGATGGCCCGGGAACGTCACCCTGGGCAGCGCAACAGCCTCGATGCGTTGTGCAAGCGTTATGGCGTCGACAACTCCGGCCGTGAACTGCACGGCGCTTTGCTCGACTCGGAGATTCTCGCCGACGTTTACCTGACCATGACCGGGGGGCAGACCAGCCTGTCGCTGGCCGGCAACGCTTCCGACGGTAATGGTACTGGGGATGGTGCGGACAACTCCGCCACGGAAATCCGTCGTCTGCCGGCTGATCGCCAGCCAGCGCGGATCATTCGCGCCACTGAGGATGAACTGGCCGCTCACTTGGTGCGTCTGGAAATCATCGCCAAATCCGCTGGCGGTCCTGCGCTGTGGACGCAGATCGCAGAAGCCGACGCTCAGGCCTGA